From the Candidatus Binatia bacterium genome, one window contains:
- a CDS encoding metallophosphoesterase family protein: MIGVISDTHGLLRPEALEALRGVEAIVHAGDVGRPDILEELRGIAPVTAVHGNVDRGALLRDLPSTAILDAGGASIYVLHDLSQLDLNPRAAGFGVVVSGHTHAPVIRQKDGVLYLNPGSAGPRRFDLPVSIAMLTVVDGAPSAAIIELPIAP; this comes from the coding sequence CTGATCGGCGTCATCTCCGATACGCACGGGCTCCTCCGCCCGGAGGCGCTCGAGGCGCTGCGCGGCGTCGAGGCGATCGTGCACGCCGGAGACGTGGGCCGTCCCGACATCCTCGAGGAGCTGCGTGGGATTGCGCCGGTGACGGCGGTTCACGGGAACGTCGACCGGGGCGCGCTCCTCCGCGACCTGCCCTCCACGGCGATTCTCGATGCGGGCGGTGCCTCGATCTACGTGCTCCACGACCTGTCCCAGCTGGACCTGAACCCGAGAGCAGCGGGATTCGGCGTGGTGGTGAGCGGGCATACGCACGCTCCCGTGATCCGCCAAAAGGACGGCGTGCTCTATCTCAATCCCGGAAGCGCCGGGCCCAGACGCTTTGACCTGCCCGTGTCGATCGCCATGCTGACGGTGGTGGACGGTGCGCCGAGCGCCGCGATCATCGAGCTTCCGATCGCGCCGTAG